In Betaproteobacteria bacterium, a genomic segment contains:
- a CDS encoding ATP-grasp domain-containing protein gives MTRKRILVLFPDEWDRWACARHEADKDFLFEGFDLFRFPENARLFTFDVQRFVDRLFHRYRSAGLDGVLTADEQFGSVVAPLLASRLGLPHTPLMAVLTAQHKFMARQAFQQAIPGANPRFGLIDRDFRRTGSTPLPFPFYVKPVKATFSVLARRVDSFAQLDRHLRFSWFEQAIIERLVKPFGDVMRRHATFEGEAFSMIAEEIVEGQQVTVNGFARGGNITMLGVVDSIMYPGTDQFQRFQYPSALPADVQERAEAVTRRALAAIGFTHGMFNVELRICENTGQVKLIEINPRTSGQFFDLFEHVDGYNLFDVLLAIASGQEPVIRHREGRNRVAASFVLRDLHGEGLSRWPRKAEIDGLRERHPQSRILVFPKRGAGLRRELKWLSTYRYAVINLGAPSPTELYSAFERIRADIDFHPRGRAVPDLDGSPARASWD, from the coding sequence ATGACCCGAAAGCGGATCCTGGTCCTGTTTCCCGACGAATGGGACCGCTGGGCGTGCGCCAGGCACGAAGCGGACAAGGACTTCCTTTTCGAGGGCTTCGACCTCTTCCGGTTTCCCGAGAACGCCCGGCTTTTCACGTTCGACGTCCAGCGTTTCGTGGACAGGCTCTTTCACCGCTACCGCAGCGCCGGCCTGGACGGCGTCCTGACCGCGGATGAGCAGTTCGGGTCCGTGGTCGCGCCGCTCCTTGCCTCGCGGCTGGGCCTGCCCCATACGCCGCTGATGGCCGTGCTGACGGCGCAGCACAAGTTCATGGCGCGGCAAGCGTTCCAGCAAGCCATTCCCGGGGCCAACCCGCGTTTTGGGCTCATCGACCGCGACTTTCGCCGGACGGGATCGACGCCGCTGCCGTTTCCGTTCTACGTGAAGCCCGTGAAGGCGACCTTCTCCGTGCTGGCGCGCCGAGTCGATTCCTTCGCGCAGCTCGACAGGCACCTGCGGTTCTCCTGGTTCGAGCAGGCGATCATCGAGCGCCTGGTGAAACCGTTCGGCGATGTCATGCGCCGGCACGCGACCTTCGAGGGGGAGGCATTCAGCATGATCGCCGAGGAGATCGTGGAGGGGCAGCAGGTGACGGTCAACGGGTTCGCGCGCGGGGGCAACATCACGATGCTGGGCGTGGTGGACTCGATCATGTATCCCGGCACCGACCAGTTCCAGCGTTTCCAGTATCCGTCGGCGTTGCCCGCGGACGTGCAGGAGCGCGCCGAGGCGGTGACCCGCCGTGCGCTGGCGGCCATCGGCTTCACGCACGGCATGTTCAACGTGGAACTGCGCATTTGCGAGAACACGGGGCAGGTGAAGCTGATCGAAATCAACCCCCGGACGTCGGGGCAGTTCTTCGACCTCTTCGAGCATGTTGACGGGTACAACCTGTTCGATGTGCTGCTCGCGATCGCTTCGGGCCAGGAGCCCGTCATCCGCCACCGCGAGGGCCGCAACCGGGTAGCGGCAAGCTTCGTGCTCCGCGACCTGCACGGCGAGGGCCTTTCGCGTTGGCCCCGCAAGGCAGAGATCGACGGGCTGCGCGAGCGTCATCCGCAGTCGCGAATCCTGGTCTTTCCGAAGCGGGGCGCCGGCCTGAGGCGCGAGCTCAAGTGGCTTTCCACCTACCGCTATGCGGTCATCAACCTGGGAGCGCCAAGTCCGACCGAGTTGTACTCGGCATTCGAGAGGATCCGCGCCGACATCGATTTCCATCCGCGCGGGCGGGCCGTGCCGGACCTCGATGGCTCGCCGGCGAGGGCCTCGTGGGACTGA
- a CDS encoding GNAT family N-acetyltransferase: MDFPEIETGRLRLVIARPGLEELLARFYEENFEGHLDRWSPTPPAGKFVEGYWARQLPVFEREFESGVTARWVMLARHAMAPEVVGTCNFTQIARGPFRACVLGYQVARRHEGCGLMHEALTAAIGYAFLELRLHRVMANFRPENERSARLLDRLGFIREGFARNYLFIDGAWRDHVLASKTNPHFDSAWLLD; this comes from the coding sequence GTGGACTTCCCCGAGATCGAGACCGGGCGCCTGCGCCTGGTCATCGCCCGGCCCGGGCTCGAGGAACTCCTCGCCCGCTTCTACGAGGAGAACTTCGAGGGACACCTGGACCGCTGGTCGCCGACGCCCCCCGCAGGCAAGTTCGTCGAGGGTTACTGGGCGAGACAGCTTCCCGTATTCGAAAGGGAGTTCGAATCCGGTGTCACGGCAAGATGGGTCATGCTCGCCAGGCACGCCATGGCGCCGGAGGTTGTGGGTACGTGCAATTTCACCCAGATCGCCAGGGGCCCTTTTCGCGCCTGCGTGCTGGGCTACCAGGTGGCACGCCGGCATGAAGGCTGCGGGCTCATGCACGAAGCGCTCACCGCGGCGATCGGCTACGCCTTTCTCGAGCTTCGCCTGCACCGCGTCATGGCCAACTTCCGGCCCGAGAACGAGCGCAGCGCCCGCCTTCTGGATCGCCTCGGGTTCATTCGCGAGGGATTCGCCCGCAACTACCTGTTCATCGACGGGGCGTGGCGCGACCATGTCCTCGCTTCGAAGACGAACCCGCACTTCGATAGCGCCTGGCTGCTCGACTGA
- a CDS encoding FAD-dependent oxidoreductase produces MQRRDFLRAGVAVAAAAGLAGCAGVPGAGSRARVVVVGGGYGGATAAKYIRLFDPSIEVVLVEPNEVFISCPVSNLVLGGFKSMSDITTPYTGLERNHGVRIVRDMATAIDVDRKQVRLSNGDPISFDRVIVAPGIDFIDGAIPALASAQVQERVLHAWKAGPQTVALRRQLEDMPDGGVYILSVPEAPYRCPPGPYERACQVAAYFKARKPKSKVLVLDANGDVTSKGPLFKKAWAELYKGIVEYRPNSKAVDIDLRTGSVKLELEDVKGNVLNVVPPMKAGKIADAFITANKRWCEVDWLTYEAKAAKGVHLLGDSTLSAPAMPKSGHMANAHGKACAAAVVALLNGEAPNPSPTLSNVCYSFVSDTQVVHVASVHKYDTGARTMKAVPGSGGVSAARNELEAGFAINWARNIWADTLT; encoded by the coding sequence ATGCAAAGAAGGGATTTCCTCAGGGCGGGCGTGGCTGTTGCGGCCGCGGCCGGTCTCGCGGGATGCGCAGGCGTTCCCGGCGCCGGATCCAGGGCGCGCGTGGTGGTGGTCGGCGGCGGCTATGGCGGCGCAACGGCTGCCAAGTACATCCGGCTGTTCGATCCTTCGATCGAGGTCGTGCTGGTCGAGCCCAACGAGGTGTTCATCTCCTGCCCGGTCTCGAACCTCGTGCTGGGCGGCTTCAAGTCGATGAGCGACATCACGACCCCGTACACGGGCCTGGAGCGCAACCACGGCGTGCGGATCGTGCGGGACATGGCGACGGCGATCGACGTCGACAGGAAGCAGGTGCGACTGTCGAACGGGGATCCGATCTCCTTCGACCGGGTGATCGTTGCGCCCGGCATCGACTTCATCGACGGTGCGATTCCCGCGCTTGCCAGCGCCCAGGTGCAGGAGCGTGTGCTGCACGCATGGAAGGCCGGCCCGCAGACCGTGGCGCTGCGCCGCCAGCTCGAGGACATGCCTGACGGGGGCGTCTACATCCTGTCGGTTCCCGAGGCGCCGTACCGATGCCCTCCGGGTCCGTACGAACGCGCGTGCCAGGTGGCGGCCTACTTCAAGGCACGCAAGCCCAAGTCGAAGGTCCTCGTTCTCGACGCCAACGGCGACGTCACCTCGAAGGGGCCGCTCTTCAAGAAGGCCTGGGCGGAACTGTACAAGGGAATCGTGGAGTACCGGCCCAACAGCAAGGCAGTCGACATCGACCTGCGCACGGGTTCCGTGAAGCTGGAGCTCGAGGACGTGAAGGGCAACGTGCTCAACGTGGTTCCGCCGATGAAGGCCGGAAAGATCGCCGATGCATTCATCACGGCCAACAAGCGCTGGTGCGAGGTGGACTGGCTCACCTACGAGGCGAAGGCCGCGAAGGGCGTGCATCTGCTGGGCGATTCGACGCTGAGTGCCCCGGCGATGCCCAAGTCCGGGCACATGGCGAACGCTCACGGGAAGGCTTGTGCGGCGGCCGTGGTGGCGCTACTCAACGGCGAGGCGCCGAATCCGTCGCCCACGCTGAGCAACGTGTGCTACAGCTTCGTTTCCGACACTCAGGTGGTGCATGTGGCCTCCGTCCACAAGTACGACACCGGGGCGCGCACCATGAAGGCGGTGCCCGGATCCGGCGGCGTATCGGCAGCGAGAAACGAGCTCGAGGCGGGTTTCGCTATAAACTGGGCGCGAAACATCTGGGCGGATACCCTCACCTGA
- a CDS encoding cytochrome c4 — translation MASDLERARSIVSGRCFLCHGMNGESSSEVFPRLATQNANYLAKQLRDFQSGRRKGTAMYDMVAGITEAEMQSLGAFFAAQKADPHPPSNPDLAAVGRYLYVHGNSYSGVAACASCHGPTAHGTDTLPRLAGQQASYLDGQLRQFTKRERSNDNAVMHAIASKLTELEIKALSEYLASVP, via the coding sequence ATGGCGTCCGACCTCGAGCGGGCACGCAGCATCGTGTCGGGCCGCTGCTTCCTGTGCCACGGGATGAATGGCGAAAGCTCCAGCGAGGTCTTCCCGCGCCTGGCCACCCAGAACGCCAACTACCTCGCCAAGCAACTGCGCGACTTCCAGTCGGGGCGCCGCAAGGGCACGGCCATGTACGACATGGTGGCCGGGATCACGGAAGCGGAAATGCAGTCGCTCGGCGCGTTCTTCGCCGCCCAGAAGGCCGATCCGCACCCGCCTTCCAACCCGGATCTCGCCGCGGTCGGGCGCTACCTGTACGTGCACGGCAACTCCTACTCGGGGGTGGCGGCGTGCGCGAGTTGCCACGGGCCGACCGCGCACGGCACGGACACCCTGCCGCGGCTGGCGGGCCAGCAGGCGTCCTACCTGGACGGGCAACTCCGGCAATTCACCAAGCGCGAGCGCAGCAACGACAACGCGGTGATGCACGCGATCGCCTCGAAGCTCACCGAACTCGAGATCAAGGCGCTTTCGGAATACCTCGCTTCGGTGCCCTGA
- a CDS encoding NADP-dependent isocitrate dehydrogenase → MSKIKVKNPVVEMDGDEMTRIIWQRIREKLILPYLDIDLKYYDLGIEHRDATDDKVTVDSANATREYGVAVKCATITPDEARVKEFSLKQMWKSPNGTIRNILDGTIFREPIICRNVPRIVSHWDKPVVVARHGYGDVYKATEIKFDGAGTIKLTFVPKDGSAPIEKEVFQAPGAGITMAMYNLDESIRGFARACFNYALNRNYPVYLSTKNTILKVYDGRFKNLFQEIFDAEFKAKFDAAGLTYEHRLIDDMVAANLKWSGGYLWACKNYDGDVQSDTVAQGYGSLGLMTSVLTTPDGKTVEAEAAHGTVTRHYRMHQQGKPTSTNPIASIYAWTRGLQYRGKMDNTPEVVNFALALEKVCVDTVESGKMTKDLALLIGPDQPFLTTEGYMDAVDVELKRRVG, encoded by the coding sequence ATGAGCAAGATCAAGGTAAAGAACCCGGTCGTCGAGATGGACGGCGACGAGATGACGCGGATCATCTGGCAGAGAATCCGCGAGAAGCTGATCCTCCCCTACCTCGACATCGACCTCAAATACTACGACCTGGGGATCGAGCACCGGGACGCGACTGACGACAAGGTCACTGTCGACTCCGCCAACGCGACCCGGGAGTACGGCGTGGCGGTGAAGTGCGCGACGATCACGCCCGACGAGGCGCGCGTGAAGGAGTTCAGCCTCAAGCAGATGTGGAAGAGCCCGAACGGGACGATCCGCAACATCCTCGACGGCACGATCTTCCGCGAGCCGATCATCTGCAGGAATGTCCCGCGCATCGTTTCGCACTGGGACAAGCCCGTGGTCGTTGCCCGCCACGGATACGGCGACGTGTACAAGGCCACCGAGATCAAGTTCGACGGCGCCGGCACGATCAAGCTCACCTTCGTGCCCAAGGATGGCAGCGCCCCGATCGAGAAGGAGGTTTTCCAGGCCCCCGGCGCCGGCATCACGATGGCCATGTACAACCTGGACGAGTCGATCCGCGGCTTCGCGCGCGCCTGCTTCAACTACGCGCTCAATCGCAACTACCCGGTGTACCTGTCGACCAAGAACACCATCCTCAAGGTGTACGACGGGCGCTTCAAGAACCTCTTCCAGGAGATCTTCGACGCCGAGTTCAAGGCGAAATTCGACGCAGCCGGCCTGACCTACGAGCACCGGCTCATCGACGACATGGTCGCCGCCAACCTCAAGTGGAGCGGCGGCTACCTGTGGGCGTGCAAGAACTACGACGGCGACGTCCAGTCCGACACCGTGGCCCAGGGGTACGGATCGCTCGGCCTCATGACGTCCGTCCTGACCACGCCAGACGGCAAGACGGTCGAGGCCGAGGCGGCGCACGGCACGGTGACGCGCCACTATCGGATGCACCAGCAGGGAAAGCCGACCTCGACCAACCCGATCGCATCGATATACGCGTGGACCCGCGGGCTGCAGTATCGCGGCAAGATGGACAACACGCCCGAAGTCGTGAACTTCGCGCTCGCCCTGGAGAAGGTCTGCGTGGACACGGTGGAATCCGGGAAGATGACCAAGGATCTCGCGCTCCTCATCGGGCCGGACCAGCCTTTCCTCACGACAGAGGGCTACATGGACGCCGTGGACGTGGAGCTCAAGCGCCGCGTGGGGTAG
- the mnmA gene encoding tRNA 2-thiouridine(34) synthase MnmA, with amino-acid sequence MKIVVGLSGGVDSAVAALLLKRQGHEVVGLFMKNWEDDDDDEHCSTREDLIDAVSVADKVGIEVEAVNFAAEYRERVFASFLAEYRAGRTPNPDVLCNAEIKFRAFLDHAVAMGAERIATGHYARVEEVDGRFRLLKGADPAKDQSYFLHRLTQAQLSRAVFPVGQLLKTEVRRIAREAELPNHAKKDSTGICFIGERPFREFLSRYLPREPGPIVSAAGESVGEHQGLMYYTLGQRQGLGIGGRQGGDGAAWYVAGKDLTSNTLVVVQGRDDPLLFSARLRAQDASWVEGTPPREGGTLGAKTRYRQADAPCTLVVGGENDFTLEFAEPQWAVTPGQSAVLYRGEECLGGGVIA; translated from the coding sequence ATGAAAATCGTCGTCGGGCTCTCCGGAGGGGTCGATTCGGCCGTTGCCGCGCTGCTTCTGAAGCGACAGGGGCACGAGGTCGTCGGCCTCTTCATGAAGAACTGGGAGGACGACGATGACGACGAGCACTGCTCGACGCGCGAGGACCTCATCGACGCCGTATCGGTGGCCGACAAGGTGGGCATCGAGGTCGAAGCCGTCAATTTCGCGGCCGAGTACCGCGAACGCGTCTTCGCGAGCTTTCTCGCCGAATACCGGGCCGGCCGCACGCCGAACCCCGACGTGCTCTGCAACGCGGAGATCAAGTTCAGGGCTTTCCTGGACCACGCCGTGGCCATGGGCGCCGAGCGCATCGCCACCGGACACTACGCCCGGGTCGAGGAAGTCGATGGCCGGTTCCGGCTGCTGAAGGGGGCGGACCCGGCAAAGGACCAGTCCTACTTCCTGCACCGCCTGACGCAGGCCCAGCTCTCGAGGGCGGTCTTTCCAGTGGGTCAGCTCCTCAAGACGGAAGTGCGGCGGATCGCCCGTGAGGCAGAGCTACCCAACCATGCGAAGAAGGACTCGACCGGCATCTGCTTCATCGGGGAGCGCCCGTTCCGCGAGTTCCTCTCGCGCTACCTGCCGCGCGAGCCGGGGCCGATCGTCTCGGCGGCCGGGGAGAGCGTCGGAGAGCACCAGGGGCTCATGTACTACACGCTCGGCCAGCGCCAGGGGCTGGGCATTGGCGGGCGCCAGGGCGGCGACGGTGCTGCTTGGTACGTGGCCGGGAAGGACCTCACCTCGAACACTCTCGTGGTCGTCCAGGGGCGCGACGATCCGCTGCTTTTCTCGGCACGGCTGCGCGCGCAGGACGCCAGCTGGGTCGAGGGCACGCCGCCGCGGGAAGGGGGCACCCTGGGCGCCAAGACGCGCTACCGGCAGGCAGACGCGCCCTGCACGCTGGTCGTGGGCGGCGAAAACGACTTCACGCTCGAGTTCGCCGAACCCCAGTGGGCCGTAACCCCGGGGCAGTCCGCGGTACTTTACCGTGGCGAGGAGTGCCTCGGCGGGGGCGTGATCGCCTGA
- the slmA gene encoding nucleoid occlusion factor SlmA, producing MAKTGERKAQILQTLASMLEEPKAERVTTALLAARLDVSEAALYRHFASKAQMYEGLIEFIEQTLFTLVNRIQADEPDAMKQVEATVVALLGFAQKNPGMTRVLTGDALVIEDERLQARVNQLVERLEASLRQSTRLAVTASQLPADWDVNAYAMTLIAYVIGRWHLFAKSGFKRSPTEGWPQHWRVFSA from the coding sequence ATGGCGAAGACCGGGGAACGCAAGGCCCAGATCCTGCAGACGCTGGCCTCCATGCTGGAGGAGCCGAAGGCCGAACGCGTGACGACGGCGCTGCTCGCGGCGCGGCTCGACGTTTCCGAAGCGGCCCTGTACCGCCACTTCGCAAGCAAGGCGCAGATGTACGAGGGGCTGATCGAATTCATCGAGCAGACGCTCTTCACGCTCGTGAACCGCATCCAGGCCGACGAGCCCGACGCGATGAAGCAGGTCGAGGCGACGGTCGTCGCGCTGCTCGGATTCGCGCAGAAGAATCCCGGCATGACGCGCGTCCTCACGGGAGACGCGCTGGTGATCGAGGACGAGCGCCTGCAGGCGCGCGTGAACCAGCTCGTCGAGCGCCTCGAGGCGAGCCTTCGCCAGAGCACGCGGCTCGCGGTCACGGCCAGCCAGCTGCCCGCTGACTGGGACGTGAATGCCTACGCCATGACCCTCATCGCCTACGTGATCGGCCGCTGGCATCTCTTTGCCAAGAGCGGCTTCAAGCGCTCCCCGACGGAAGGGTGGCCGCAGCACTGGCGCGTGTTCTCGGCCTGA
- a CDS encoding c-type cytochrome encodes MAMAAATLAAGIAVAQQPAPPPPAFAPSNLSAPGVRSLAANCAACHGTNGKPAPGSTLAGLAGKPRDELLMAMTQFKEGKKPATVMHQLSKGYSDAELAALADYFSKQSR; translated from the coding sequence ATGGCGATGGCAGCCGCCACGCTCGCGGCCGGTATTGCCGTCGCCCAGCAGCCCGCCCCACCCCCGCCCGCCTTCGCCCCGTCCAACCTTTCGGCCCCCGGGGTCCGTTCACTGGCGGCCAATTGCGCCGCGTGCCACGGGACGAACGGCAAGCCCGCCCCCGGATCCACGCTCGCAGGTCTCGCCGGCAAGCCTCGCGACGAGTTGCTGATGGCGATGACCCAGTTCAAGGAGGGCAAGAAACCGGCAACCGTGATGCACCAGCTTTCCAAAGGCTATTCGGACGCGGAACTCGCGGCCCTTGCCGACTATTTCTCCAAGCAGTCCCGCTAG
- the clpS gene encoding ATP-dependent Clp protease adapter ClpS, whose amino-acid sequence MPSKSSRSSGSTMLKPSAAKVKPPPMYRVVMYNDDFTPMEFVVEVLQVFFALPMEQATQVMLKVHTEGRGVCGTYPRDVASTKVEQVVQYARQHQHPLQCAMEET is encoded by the coding sequence ATGCCCAGCAAGTCCAGCAGGTCCAGCGGCTCCACGATGCTCAAGCCGAGCGCGGCGAAGGTCAAGCCGCCGCCGATGTACAGGGTCGTCATGTATAACGACGACTTCACGCCGATGGAGTTCGTGGTCGAGGTCTTGCAGGTATTCTTTGCGCTTCCCATGGAACAGGCCACGCAAGTGATGCTCAAAGTCCATACCGAGGGGCGAGGGGTGTGCGGGACCTACCCCAGGGACGTCGCCTCCACGAAGGTGGAGCAGGTGGTTCAATATGCGCGCCAGCACCAGCATCCCTTGCAGTGCGCGATGGAGGAAACATGA
- a CDS encoding pseudouridine synthase, with amino-acid sequence MPKLILVNKPFGFICQFSPSGDRPTLSGLVPVPGVYPAGRLDTDSEGLLVLTDDGRLQARIADPRHKLEKGYWAQVEGVPDEVQLESLRRGVDLGDFVTLPAEVSVIHEPAGLWPRTPPIRVRQAIPTSWLDIRLREGRNRQIRRMTAKAGLPTLRLIRYRVGPWSLEGLVPGQWREASARL; translated from the coding sequence ATGCCCAAGCTGATCCTGGTCAACAAGCCGTTCGGTTTCATCTGCCAGTTCAGCCCGTCCGGCGACCGCCCGACGCTTTCCGGCCTGGTTCCGGTTCCCGGGGTCTATCCCGCCGGCCGGCTCGACACCGACAGCGAGGGGTTGCTCGTCCTGACCGACGACGGGCGCCTGCAGGCACGGATTGCCGATCCCCGGCACAAGCTCGAGAAAGGGTATTGGGCGCAGGTGGAGGGGGTCCCCGACGAGGTGCAACTGGAATCCTTGCGCCGCGGCGTTGACCTGGGCGATTTCGTGACCCTGCCTGCCGAGGTGAGCGTCATTCACGAGCCTGCGGGCCTCTGGCCCCGGACCCCCCCGATCCGCGTACGCCAGGCCATCCCCACCTCGTGGCTCGACATTCGCCTCCGGGAGGGAAGAAACCGCCAGATCCGAAGGATGACCGCGAAGGCGGGCCTGCCAACCTTGCGCCTTATCCGCTACCGGGTCGGCCCCTGGAGCCTGGAGGGCCTCGTTCCGGGCCAGTGGCGAGAGGCCTCGGCAAGGCTTTGA
- a CDS encoding cold-shock protein translates to MATGTVKWFNDAKGYGFITPDDGSEDLFAHFSAIQMQGFKTLKEGQKVSFEVTQGPKGKQASNIQAA, encoded by the coding sequence ATGGCAACCGGTACCGTCAAGTGGTTCAACGATGCGAAGGGCTATGGGTTCATCACGCCGGATGACGGCAGCGAGGATCTTTTCGCCCACTTCTCCGCCATCCAGATGCAGGGTTTCAAGACCCTCAAGGAAGGCCAGAAGGTCTCTTTCGAGGTGACGCAAGGCCCCAAGGGCAAGCAAGCTTCGAACATCCAGGCCGCCTAA
- the clpA gene encoding ATP-dependent Clp protease ATP-binding subunit ClpA, whose protein sequence is MIAQELEVSLHMAFVEARQKRHEFITVEHLLLALCDNPSASEVLKACAAKIDELKKALADFVMQHTPTVAGTGEVDTQPTLGFQRVIQRAILHVQSSGKKEVTGANVLVAIYGEKDSHAVYFLHQQGVSRLDVVNFISHGITKNPQSGAREEGEGAEEGQEAPGAGGALESFTQNLNQLAIDGKIDPLIGRESELERVIQILCRRRKNNPLLVGEAGVGKTAIAEGLAKRVIDGQVPEVLAKAQVFALDMGALLAGTKYRGDFEQRLKAVLKQLFENPNAILFIDEIHTLIGAGSASGGTLDASNLLKPALSSGALKCIGATTYNEFRGIFEKDHALSRRFQKIDVNEPSIQETVEILRGLKSRFESHHGVKYTANALTTAAELSARYINDRHLPDKAIDVIDEAGALQRILPKSRQKKVIGKPEIEEIVAKIARIPARSVSSDDRTQLRNLDRDLRATVFGQDAAIEALSSAIKMARSGLGNPQKPIGSFLFSGPTGVGKTEVARQLAFIMGVELVRFDMSEYMERHAVSRLIGAPPGYVGFDQGGLLTEAITKHPYSVLLLDEIEKAHPDIFNILLQVMDHGTLTDNNGRKSDFRNVVIVMTTNAGAEGLSKNAIGFSTDRKVGDEMAEIKRLFTPEFRNRLDAVISFAALDEQVILRVVDKFLMQLEAQLAEKKVEAQFTEGLKKYLSKNGFDPLMGARPMARLIQDTIRRALADELLFGRLAGGGRVTIDVDAEGKVRLDIATSAPSGEPVPAPG, encoded by the coding sequence ATGATCGCCCAGGAGTTGGAAGTCAGCCTGCACATGGCCTTCGTCGAGGCCCGCCAGAAGCGCCACGAGTTCATCACCGTGGAGCACCTGCTTCTTGCCCTGTGCGACAACCCGTCCGCCTCGGAGGTTCTCAAGGCCTGCGCGGCGAAGATCGACGAGCTGAAGAAGGCCCTTGCCGACTTCGTGATGCAGCACACCCCCACCGTAGCGGGCACCGGCGAGGTCGACACCCAGCCCACGCTCGGCTTCCAGCGCGTCATCCAGCGCGCCATTCTTCACGTCCAGTCTTCGGGCAAGAAGGAAGTCACGGGCGCGAACGTGCTGGTCGCCATCTACGGCGAGAAGGATTCGCACGCCGTCTATTTCCTCCACCAGCAGGGCGTCTCGCGCCTGGACGTCGTGAACTTCATCTCCCACGGCATCACCAAGAACCCGCAATCGGGCGCCCGCGAGGAGGGCGAGGGTGCCGAGGAGGGCCAGGAAGCCCCGGGCGCGGGCGGTGCGCTGGAGAGCTTTACCCAGAACCTCAACCAGCTCGCCATCGACGGCAAGATCGATCCGCTCATCGGCCGCGAGAGCGAGCTCGAGCGCGTGATCCAGATCCTGTGCCGCCGTCGCAAGAACAACCCGCTGCTGGTCGGGGAGGCGGGAGTCGGCAAGACCGCCATCGCCGAGGGGCTCGCCAAGCGCGTGATCGACGGCCAGGTGCCGGAAGTGCTCGCCAAGGCCCAGGTCTTCGCGCTCGACATGGGCGCCCTTCTCGCAGGCACCAAATACCGCGGGGACTTCGAGCAGCGCCTGAAGGCGGTGCTCAAGCAGCTGTTCGAGAACCCGAACGCGATCCTCTTCATCGACGAGATCCACACGCTCATCGGGGCGGGCAGCGCCTCCGGCGGCACGCTCGACGCCTCCAACCTGCTCAAGCCCGCGCTCTCCTCGGGGGCGCTCAAGTGCATCGGGGCGACGACCTACAACGAGTTCCGCGGCATCTTCGAGAAGGACCACGCGCTGTCGCGCCGCTTCCAGAAGATCGACGTGAACGAGCCCTCGATCCAGGAGACGGTGGAGATCCTTCGCGGACTGAAGTCGCGCTTCGAGTCGCACCACGGCGTGAAGTACACCGCCAACGCGCTGACCACCGCTGCGGAGCTGTCGGCCCGTTACATCAACGATCGCCACCTGCCGGACAAGGCCATCGACGTGATCGACGAGGCCGGGGCCCTGCAGCGCATCCTGCCCAAGTCGCGGCAGAAGAAAGTCATCGGCAAGCCGGAGATCGAGGAGATCGTCGCGAAGATCGCGAGGATCCCCGCGCGCAGCGTGTCCTCCGACGACCGCACGCAGCTGCGCAACCTCGACCGCGACCTGAGGGCGACGGTGTTCGGCCAGGATGCCGCGATCGAGGCCCTCTCCTCGGCGATCAAGATGGCGCGCTCGGGCCTGGGCAATCCCCAGAAGCCGATCGGGTCGTTCCTCTTCTCGGGGCCCACGGGCGTGGGCAAGACGGAGGTCGCCAGGCAGCTCGCGTTCATCATGGGCGTGGAGCTGGTTCGCTTCGACATGTCCGAGTACATGGAGCGACACGCCGTCTCGCGCCTCATCGGCGCGCCCCCAGGCTACGTGGGCTTCGACCAGGGCGGGCTCCTCACCGAGGCCATCACGAAGCACCCGTACTCGGTGCTCCTGCTCGACGAGATCGAGAAGGCGCACCCGGACATCTTCAACATCCTGCTGCAGGTGATGGACCACGGAACGCTCACGGACAACAACGGGCGCAAGTCGGATTTCCGCAATGTCGTGATCGTCATGACCACCAACGCGGGCGCGGAAGGGCTCTCGAAGAACGCCATCGGCTTCTCCACCGACCGCAAGGTTGGCGACGAGATGGCCGAGATCAAGCGGCTGTTCACGCCGGAGTTTCGCAACCGCCTCGACGCGGTGATCTCGTTTGCGGCTCTCGACGAGCAGGTCATCCTGCGGGTGGTGGACAAGTTCCTCATGCAGCTCGAGGCGCAGCTCGCCGAGAAGAAGGTCGAGGCGCAGTTCACCGAAGGTCTCAAGAAGTACCTGTCGAAGAACGGCTTCGACCCGCTCATGGGCGCACGGCCGATGGCGCGCCTCATCCAGGACACGATCCGCCGGGCGCTGGCAGACGAGCTCCTCTTCGGCCGCCTGGCGGGCGGGGGGCGGGTCACCATCGACGTGGATGCGGAAGGCAAGGTGAGGCTCGACATCGCCACCTCGGCGCCCTCGGGGGAACCGGTCCCGGCGCCGGGCTGA